In a genomic window of Sporosarcina trichiuri:
- the metH gene encoding methionine synthase, with protein sequence MPQSRIETELKKRILVMDGAMGTMLQNADLTAEDFGGDAFEGCNEYLNLTKPEVLRKIHREYLEAGADIICTNTFGGTPVVLDDYDLGSRAEEINRRGAELARSAADNYSSPEQPRFVAGAMGPTTKTLYVTGGITFDRLADDFYVQAKGLIEGGADLLLMETSQDMLNVKAGTVGIRRAFEETGRELPVMISGTIEPMGTTLAGQSIEAFYVSIEHIRPLSVGLNCATGPEFMTDHLRSLSELATGFVSCYPNAGLPDEEGHYHESPESLSTKLEGFAEKGWLNIVGGCCGTTPAHIRAIRQAVDGKTPRTRPAEEDAHGHVVSGIEPLLYDPSMRPILVGERTNVIGSRKFKQLIADGKIEEAAEIARAQVKNGAHVIDVCLANPDRDELTDMRDFMREVVKKVKVPFVIDSTDEQVIEEALKYSQGKAIINSINLEDGEERFDAVLPIVKKYGASVVVGTIDETGMAVTRERKLEIAERSYELLTGKWGLAPEDIIFDPLVFPVGTGDAQYIGSAVETIEGIRLIKEKLPRALTVLGVSNVSFGLPGVGREVLNAVYLYHCTQAGLDYAIVNTEKLERYASIPEKEIKMADDLLFSTTDETLAAFTEFYRGKKKEKTEDDIPKTVPERLAYYVVEGTKEGLIPDLDAALTQYDEPLDVINGPLMTGMAEVGRLFNANQLIVAEVLQSAEVMKASVSYLEQFMEKKEDDNGKGKIVLATVKGDVHDIGKNLVEIILSNNGFKVIDIGIKVTPAELIDVIRKEKPDIVGLSGLLVKSAQQMVLTAQDFKAAGIDLPVMVGGAALSRRFTDTKISPEYDGPVIYAKDAMQGLDLANRLQSDGKDALLLELDEQLEKRAANDAIKAAKAEARADSAVAVAIRPVKTVREDAPVFVPGDLKKRVLRDYSIAHLSPYVNMRTLIGHHLGLRGNVDAMLRKQEPRAVELHEMVTGFLNSGKLGASGMYQFFPAQADGDDVIIYDPADATTEIERFTFPRQDQEPFLCLADYLKTVQSGELDYVAFMQVTAGHGVRAEAERLKADGKFLESHAFQATALELAEGFAERVHQEIRDQWGFPDATDFTMKDRFAAKYQGQRFSFGYPACPNLEDQAKLFGLLKPEEIGVHLTEEFMMEPEASVSAIVFAHPDARYFNVE encoded by the coding sequence ATGCCGCAATCACGCATTGAGACAGAACTGAAGAAGAGGATACTGGTCATGGACGGCGCGATGGGCACGATGCTGCAGAACGCGGACCTGACTGCGGAAGATTTCGGCGGCGACGCCTTCGAAGGCTGTAACGAGTATTTGAACCTGACGAAGCCTGAAGTGCTCAGGAAGATCCACCGGGAATACCTCGAGGCAGGCGCCGATATCATTTGTACGAATACGTTCGGCGGAACACCTGTCGTCCTGGATGATTATGACCTTGGCAGTCGTGCGGAGGAGATCAACCGGAGAGGGGCGGAGCTCGCCCGCAGTGCGGCCGACAACTATTCGTCACCTGAACAGCCGAGATTCGTCGCAGGGGCGATGGGTCCGACGACAAAGACACTGTACGTGACGGGCGGTATTACGTTCGACCGGCTGGCAGATGACTTCTATGTCCAGGCGAAAGGGCTGATCGAAGGCGGCGCTGACCTGCTGCTAATGGAGACGAGCCAGGATATGCTGAACGTCAAAGCGGGAACGGTCGGCATCCGGCGGGCGTTCGAAGAGACCGGCCGTGAACTGCCGGTCATGATCTCCGGGACGATCGAACCGATGGGGACAACACTCGCAGGCCAGAGCATCGAAGCGTTCTATGTATCGATCGAACATATCCGGCCGCTGTCCGTCGGGCTGAACTGTGCGACCGGCCCGGAATTCATGACGGACCATCTGCGGTCGCTGTCGGAGCTTGCAACCGGATTCGTCAGCTGTTATCCGAACGCCGGCCTCCCCGATGAAGAAGGGCATTACCACGAATCGCCCGAGTCGTTATCGACCAAGCTGGAAGGCTTCGCCGAAAAGGGCTGGCTGAACATCGTCGGCGGCTGCTGCGGGACAACGCCTGCCCATATCCGGGCGATCCGGCAGGCCGTTGATGGCAAAACACCGCGCACACGGCCTGCCGAGGAGGATGCACACGGGCATGTGGTGTCCGGTATCGAACCGCTCCTCTATGATCCAAGCATGCGCCCGATCCTGGTCGGTGAACGGACGAACGTCATCGGTTCGCGCAAATTCAAACAGCTGATCGCCGATGGCAAGATCGAGGAGGCGGCGGAAATCGCCCGGGCCCAAGTGAAGAATGGCGCACATGTCATCGATGTCTGTCTGGCGAATCCCGATCGCGATGAACTGACGGATATGAGAGACTTCATGCGGGAAGTCGTCAAGAAGGTGAAAGTGCCGTTCGTCATCGACTCGACGGATGAACAGGTCATCGAGGAAGCATTGAAATACTCACAGGGAAAGGCGATCATCAATTCCATCAATCTGGAGGATGGCGAAGAACGCTTCGATGCCGTTCTGCCCATCGTCAAGAAGTACGGTGCCTCGGTCGTCGTCGGGACGATCGATGAAACCGGCATGGCGGTGACGCGTGAGCGGAAACTCGAGATTGCCGAGCGGTCCTATGAACTACTGACGGGTAAGTGGGGGCTCGCGCCCGAAGACATCATCTTCGACCCGCTCGTCTTCCCCGTCGGCACGGGAGACGCGCAATACATCGGATCCGCCGTGGAAACGATCGAAGGGATCCGGCTTATCAAGGAGAAGCTGCCGCGTGCGCTGACTGTACTCGGTGTCAGCAACGTATCATTCGGCCTTCCCGGCGTCGGACGCGAAGTGCTGAATGCCGTGTATCTGTACCACTGCACACAGGCCGGGCTCGATTATGCGATCGTCAACACCGAGAAACTGGAACGGTATGCATCCATCCCCGAGAAGGAGATCAAAATGGCGGATGACCTGCTGTTTTCGACGACAGACGAAACACTTGCTGCGTTCACTGAATTCTACCGGGGGAAGAAGAAGGAGAAAACCGAAGATGATATCCCGAAAACCGTCCCCGAGCGGCTCGCCTACTACGTCGTCGAAGGGACGAAGGAGGGGCTGATCCCCGACCTGGACGCAGCGCTGACCCAGTATGACGAACCTCTGGATGTCATCAACGGCCCGCTGATGACAGGGATGGCGGAAGTCGGACGTCTCTTCAACGCGAACCAGCTGATCGTTGCGGAAGTGCTGCAGAGTGCGGAAGTGATGAAAGCATCCGTTTCATATCTCGAGCAGTTCATGGAGAAGAAAGAGGACGATAACGGCAAGGGGAAGATCGTGCTCGCCACCGTCAAAGGGGATGTGCACGACATCGGCAAGAACCTGGTCGAGATCATCCTGAGCAACAACGGCTTCAAGGTCATCGATATCGGCATCAAAGTGACCCCTGCTGAACTGATTGACGTCATCCGGAAAGAGAAGCCCGATATCGTCGGCCTGTCAGGACTGCTCGTGAAGTCCGCCCAGCAGATGGTGCTGACGGCGCAGGACTTCAAGGCGGCGGGCATCGATCTGCCCGTCATGGTGGGCGGCGCGGCACTCAGCCGCCGGTTCACGGACACGAAGATCTCCCCGGAATATGACGGGCCGGTCATCTACGCGAAGGATGCCATGCAGGGACTCGACCTTGCCAACCGTCTGCAGAGCGACGGCAAGGACGCACTCCTGCTCGAACTCGATGAACAGCTCGAGAAGCGCGCGGCCAATGATGCCATCAAAGCGGCGAAAGCGGAGGCGCGTGCCGATTCCGCGGTGGCGGTCGCCATCCGGCCCGTCAAGACGGTGCGGGAAGATGCGCCGGTCTTCGTGCCCGGGGATCTGAAGAAACGCGTGCTGCGGGACTATTCAATTGCGCATCTGTCTCCGTACGTCAACATGCGGACGCTCATCGGGCATCATCTCGGACTCCGGGGGAACGTGGACGCCATGCTGCGGAAACAGGAACCCCGCGCCGTCGAGCTGCACGAGATGGTGACCGGGTTCCTGAACTCCGGGAAGCTCGGGGCGTCCGGTATGTATCAGTTCTTCCCGGCTCAGGCAGACGGGGACGATGTCATCATCTATGATCCGGCTGATGCGACGACGGAAATCGAGCGGTTCACGTTCCCGCGCCAGGACCAGGAACCGTTCTTATGTCTGGCGGATTATCTGAAAACCGTGCAGAGCGGTGAATTGGACTATGTCGCCTTCATGCAGGTGACAGCCGGCCATGGCGTCCGCGCAGAAGCTGAGCGCCTGAAAGCGGACGGCAAGTTCCTCGAAAGCCATGCGTTCCAGGCGACCGCGCTCGAACTCGCGGAAGGGTTTGCGGAACGCGTGCACCAGGAGATCCGCGACCAGTGGGGCTTCCCGGACGCCACCGACTTTACGATGAAAGACCGCTTCGCGGCAAAGTACCAGGGGCAGCGGTTTTCCTTCGGCTACCCCGCCTGTCCGAACCTCGAAGACCAAGCCAAGCTATTCGGCCTGCTGAAACCCGAGGAAATCGGTGTCCATTTGACGGAGGAGTTCATGATGGAACCGGAAGCGTCCGTCTCCGCCATCGTCTTTGCCCATCCGGATGCCCGCTACTTCAATGTCGAGTGA